A DNA window from Mycolicibacter hiberniae contains the following coding sequences:
- a CDS encoding alkaline phosphatase family protein — MPGSICDILPSAAALLGVPGATDTLGLREPVGDVQRVAVVLVDGLGYHLLPQLARDAPLLSAVLAGSTGHLIELRSTFPSTTPTSLVSLGTGVSPGEHGVLGFTVNIPGTEQVLTHIYWGDEPSPALWQPVPTWFERLRAAGVSARAVLPEMFIGSGLTESAYRGAEFRPVAKGQPYVQRFVEALDSPGLVYGYTAALDHAAHVSGIGSSHWHAAAAKVDALLGHLLEELPGDTVLMVTADHGGINVPDAARLDLDADPALRAGIRMVAGEPRVRYLHTEPGATADVLAAWTERLAGRASVQTREQAVASGVFGPVRDEHLARIGDIVVTCTGDNAILATAHEPPQAAQLVGFHGGLAPEETAIPLIVFSR; from the coding sequence GTGCCAGGTTCGATCTGCGACATCCTGCCGTCCGCGGCAGCTCTGCTGGGCGTTCCCGGCGCGACCGACACGCTCGGTCTGCGCGAGCCTGTCGGCGACGTGCAACGGGTGGCGGTGGTGCTCGTCGATGGGCTGGGTTATCACCTGTTGCCGCAGCTGGCCAGGGATGCGCCGTTGCTGTCCGCGGTGCTGGCCGGCTCCACCGGCCACCTGATCGAACTGCGCAGTACCTTTCCCTCCACCACGCCCACCAGCCTGGTCTCCCTGGGTACCGGCGTATCGCCGGGCGAGCACGGCGTGCTGGGCTTCACCGTCAACATTCCCGGGACCGAGCAGGTGCTGACGCACATCTACTGGGGGGACGAGCCGTCACCGGCGCTCTGGCAGCCCGTACCCACCTGGTTCGAGCGACTGCGCGCCGCCGGGGTGAGTGCCCGCGCAGTGCTGCCGGAGATGTTCATCGGCAGCGGTTTGACCGAGTCCGCTTATCGGGGCGCAGAGTTTCGTCCGGTGGCCAAAGGCCAGCCCTACGTGCAGCGGTTCGTCGAGGCGCTCGATTCCCCGGGACTGGTCTACGGCTACACCGCCGCGCTCGACCACGCCGCACACGTGTCGGGGATCGGCTCATCGCACTGGCATGCCGCAGCCGCCAAGGTCGATGCGCTGCTGGGGCATCTGCTCGAGGAGCTGCCCGGCGATACCGTGCTGATGGTCACCGCCGACCACGGCGGCATCAACGTGCCCGATGCGGCGCGCCTCGACCTCGATGCCGACCCGGCGCTGCGTGCCGGGATCCGGATGGTCGCCGGTGAGCCGCGGGTGCGCTACCTGCACACCGAACCCGGTGCCACGGCCGACGTGCTGGCGGCCTGGACCGAGCGGCTGGCGGGCCGGGCGTCGGTGCAGACCCGCGAGCAGGCGGTGGCCTCTGGGGTTTTCGGGCCGGTCCGCGACGAGCACTTAGCGCGCATCGGCGACATCGTGGTGACCTGCACCGGCGACAACGCGATTCTGGCGACCGCGCACGAGCCGCCGCAGGCGGCACAACTGGTCGGCTTCCACGGCGGGTTGGCGCCGGAGGAGACGGCGATACCCCTGATCGTCTTCTCCCGTTGA